From the Xiphophorus hellerii strain 12219 chromosome 20, Xiphophorus_hellerii-4.1, whole genome shotgun sequence genome, the window CTGTGtactaaatattaatgtttcatgtgtattttgtcttcAAAATCTACCATAAAATATCTGCTTTAATTACaggaaattaattaaaattctgaAGGAACAAAGTTGAATGAACCTCACTTTAAGGAGACATTAAGCAGTAAAACCTCAGTCATTATGACAAATGAATTGGTTGTTGTTGATTATAGAAATTGCAAATAAAGCAGTTGAAGTTATGCTTTCTCTTGTACCTTCTTTGTGCTGCACATTAACAACCAACTTGCTTCTCTGCtttaaaaccttgaaaatattctgttttctcAGAGGACTTTATGCTGTAATTGAAATGTAGAGAACAAAAGTTTTGCTTTACAAAGCCATGGAAAACACATGGGATGGCGACAAAGAAATAACCCTGAACGTTTTTGATATACTAATCAAACTTCATTATCTAAAACATCCtagtggaaagaaaatttattaattttaattgcaGATGTGCAGTGATAGAAAGTTATCTCATATTCTTATGGACCATTCTTGTGGACTATAAATTAtctttgagagaaaaaaatccaactccATGCCACCACAGTCCCTCACATTTTGACTTGGTGCTGcagataataaataattttaagaaagtTTATATAATCTAATTTGATATCTGTTATTCTTTTCCTTCAAAAAGGATCTGGAAACAGATTTCTGTACATATTGTATTTTGTGATGCCAAATAAAGTTCTTTTAAACCCACTATGACGATGCAAATAAGATTTAATTTCCCAAGACTAAAAAGCCTTCTGGGTCTGCATGAGTGAATTATGAATGCAATTAAGTTATTTGCATCTGCAATGATTTATCAAAAAATTGTCAGCTTTCCTGTTCACATATCTGCTAATGTGGTTTGTTTTGAAGGATTAAATGTCATTTGTGTTCAAAGGCTTGTCCATTCTATTTTCATATGCTAGATTTTTTCCAGAAACCTGACAttgtttaatattattaaacattgaaggaaatattaaaaaatatccttggaaaagtgttttaaaaatttggggaacattttaaagactaaaCAGATAATGAATTATCAGTTTGCATCATCTAAAATTAACAATACAACATTGACAGCTTTGGAAAATCTTTCTGATTTTGTTAAGTTCTCAGTAAACCAGAATGAAATGAGGAGATAAACAAcaaagcaagacaaaaaaaaacattaaaaaaaaaatccaatgtaTTAGTTCATGAAGATAAACATGATAATTATGtaagcttgtttgttttttcctggtGTCCCATATCAAGTCTCTAACTCAGTGATGGACATGATCATCAGCCCACGGCACTAACTGGGAAAATACCTCAACCTATTTAAATATTAGTATAGAACTGTATCAAGTAACATTTTATATGAGCATAAGCTTATCAGTAATTCATTTTGTATGAATATTCTGCcccttctctttttgttttcttttcaaatcattttctcAAATGAGgtgaggttttgttttattgtctttgttgtttaaaaaatgaggaaataaactcatttaaaaGAACTACTTTACCTTATAATTTCTCCCCATTAAGAGTGTTTCAATTTTTGAAATCTATTGCACTTTTGAATGTTTGGAAACCTTTCTGTcacaaaagctgtaaaaaatatCTATAGCACACAGAAAGGTATGGCAGTTTTGAGGTGAAGTGCTTAAAAAACTCGCAGCATAAAAGAATTATTCTGTTGCAGCCGGTGACGGCAATATGAAAATTTCACGCTTCGTTGTTTCAGCATACTTTTGGCTGCATCCACTaattgtctttgtctttgtgtcAATGGAAAGGAGGGCAGGCAGTCATGTAAGAATAAATGTTGAGGAAGTGTGAATTTGTGAGTCATGACTGCTGCTTTAATGAAATGGTGTCACAGTGGGTTTATGCATCAACCGACAAACACTTCTTCCATGAAAGAACAAATCGTTGCACTGCAGCAAAGACTCAGCtttaaaggggaaaaatatACCTAACATTTTTCAACTACTTAGTGAGATGATttcatgtataaaaataaaaacaaaaagttagcAAAAGGAGAACCTAAACAAAGACTTATTTGATTCATACTTTATTAAAACGTTACAAAACTTTATCCAAACATCAGAACGTACTGAAGTCCATCAATACCCTGCCTGTCTGCACACTGAGGGCACACAGCCTCGCTTTCTCTCCCCCTTTATTTCTCCTACGTCTGCTGGCCACACACAAGGCCCCCCATTCAAAGACCCTCCTCATCCAGCCACAGTGGTCCCCTGAGGTGCCTCTGTATACACTGACATGCCTGGGATTGAAGTGTGAGATTGAAGGAGGCTCATCGCATCTTCCTCGCTGCTGACTGGGCTCTACAGGGTTTCCTTTGATTCCTACTCCCCACTTGGTTCAAAGACTCACGATGAAGGCCTGTTTTAGAAGTTATATGAGGAATTGAATATTAAATTCTGGTTAAAGCCTATGCTTTTTTCTTATAAAGAGAAAGAAGCTAAAAACTACATTTGGACCCCTGCCGTGCTTCAgcaactgcttaaaaaaaactttagaatGTCAGATATTTTCAACCAGATCTCtcatcagaaaagaaaatgaccaCTAAGTGCTGCATTGCCTTGCCTACACATAGCACTGCGAAGAGGagaaaaattttgaaattgtctTTAGATCTGGGATTGATGTTTCACAGCTGGTACAgcttaatttgaattttttctgTTACAGAGCCATGCAAAGGTAATTATATTCCTTGAActtctttcacattttaatatgtTGACCCTAAAATTGAGTCTATTTTATCTGGATTGTATTGTAGGCTATGTACTAAACTAACACAAATTAGTGCAATAATGtgagaccaaaatgaaaacatggttttatttttagttttttacaagtaaaaacctcaaaaaatGTGGCAAAGTATCCAGATTTAGGTCTGAATTTGAATGTGAAATTCACTCATCATACATCAACTCTAACCAGCTTTTCCTTCCCTGCCTCCCCACAGCATAATACTGCCACATAATGCTGTTTGATGCTGGAATTTTTAAGGTGGTGTGTAGTGTTCATTTTTCACCAGGAATAGCATTTgttccaattttttttccttttggttgATCAGAACACAAATTTGCTGTGTCCCCTACATGACTTGTATCAAACTGCACAGGATTTTTTATGGTTGTCTCTTAGTATTGACTTTAGTCTCACCACTCTTCTATGTGAAGGGGAGATTTGAATGCATGACTAATGGTTGCCCTGTCAACAGATCCTTTTGATAAATCCTAGCTATGTATTTCTTTTACAACTGTTGTCTCaactacatttctgttttttttataatattgcAACAGTTTTGCTGTttacataaaactaaaacaaaaaattagagTCACAAACAGGAACAGCTGTCCTAGCAAGGTTGTGATCTGCAGGGAATGAGTCTGTGTTAATGGCTGTTCCTGgaattgtgttaaaatattatgcTATGAAACAGGATTAGTGATTAGAAACAACCCAGCAAGCATTGGTAGCAAATAAATGCTGTTGGTAATTAACATCCAATAGAAAACGTAGTAAATTAGATTAACTTAGTACATAAAATAACGTATGTGCAAGCAACATatgtatgtaaatataaatgaatatttaagtCTAAATATATATCAGTAATAAATGTATTACTGCTACCGATGACTTGTCCCCATGATTCTCCTCTATGCTCCAGTTCTTTCCCAGCaagtctgtttattttcttgccTTGCACTTAGACATGAGCTCCTCATCTGGCCTTGTTTGTTCCAGTTCcttaataaaactaataaacatCTGCCTGGCACAGTCTCTGCACATTTTGCAGGGACGTTGTTACAATGGGCTTGTCATATTGACAtcacaatcaatcaatcaaattttatttgtatagcacatttcagcagcaaggcaattcaaagtgctttacatcaaacacagaaacacaatgcaacatagaatcaacaatcaaaacacagcattaagtaaagttccatcattaaatttgtaattgattacgtttcaaatacaattctaaacaggtgggtttttagtcgagatttaaaggaagtcagtgtttcagctgttttacagttttctggaagtttgttcaaaatttgtggtgcatagatgctgaatgctgcttctcctcgcttggttctggttctggggatgcagagcagaccagaaccggaagacctgagaggtctggaaggttgatacaacaacagcagatctttaatgtattgtggtgctaagccgttcagtgatttgtgaactaacaacagtattttaaagtctattctttgagctatagggagccagtgtagggactttaaaactggtgttatgtgctctatcttcctggttttagtgagaacgcgagcagcagcgttctggatcagcgcatggatgagtttctctagatctggctgagacattagtcctttaatcctggaaatgttcttcaggtgatagaaggccgactttgtgactgtctttatctggctctggaggttcagagCCACATACTCCCAGGTTttgggcctgatcgctggttttcagttgtaataactgaagctgtgcattgactctagatcgttcgtctttaggtccaaaaataataacttcagttttgtttctgttcagctggagaaagttttggcacatccacacatttatctgttctaagcatctgttcagtgattagATGGgttctgagtcacctggtgacatcgtaatgtagagctgtgtgtcatctgcatagttatggtagctaatattatttcctgttataacctgagctagtgggagcatataaatattgaataagaggggtcccAGGATTGAActttggggtaccccacatgtgacctttgacctctttgatgagaagtttccaattgaaacgaAGAAATcgctgttctttatgtaagattcaaaccagttaagcattGGACCGGAGAGTCATGGTCGACAGTGTcgaaagctgcactgaggtccaacagaaccagcactgtggttctcctaCAGTCCATATTTATATGGAtatcattgaacacttttacgagggcagtctctgtgctgtggtgagcaagTAAACCAGACTGGAAGAAGTCAAAGCAGTTGGTTATCATTAGGAAGCTATTTAACTGTTTACACACAGGTTGGAGATcagcctgtaattctgcattagtgatttgtccagattgttattttttatcagtggtttgattactgctgttttcaaagcctgggggaaaacgcctgaggAGAGCGATGactttactatttggatcagatcattagcaataacaggcaggactttcttaaagaaatgtgtgggtaggacatccagacagcaggaacttgagcttagttgacttataatttctaTAACTTGCACCCCCTCCAACTGTTCAGCTGATGATCTTCAGTTAATTGATCATTTCCTCATCTCCTTTAAAATTTCCCTTTGTCTCGCCATAACAAAGTTTCCACAACTTATCTCATTTCAGAATATTAAGGATTTCAATATGGATACCATCTCTTTTTAAATTCTCTGATTCCACATGCTCCTCCACTCAACTTGAAAGTGAATCTCAATATAATGACTGCCTAAATAACTTTCTGACCTGTCTTGCTACTATGAAAATTTGGTCTGTTACTTTCTCCAAATCTGGTTTACCCCTGAAATCTGTCTGAGAGCTCAATGAACTACTAATAATGAACAACTAGAACTACTCCAAAAGAAAACTGTACTAGCAATTTATAAAGAGGTATGTAATACTCACCTGGTAGATTATAAGGAATTAAATTCTCAAAGGAAATCCTCTTACTATTCCCATTTCATCTGTTCCAGAGTTCAATATTTTCCATTCTCAGGTTGCCTTTACCCTGCACTTTTCAACAAACCCTTATATTACTAAAATACAGGTTTTTAATAAGAAAGGTCACaagattaaatcattttactCTCCTAAAATATCACCTTGCTTTCCTTTGAGATCTTCCCTTTTTGTTAGCCATTTTCCAGTGTTTAACTTCCAAGCATCTCTAATATCTCTGACATCATCCATAAGAATAAGTCTACCACTTGCGAACCTGATCTAACCCCAACAGCCCTGGTCAAACCCTGCCTTTATGCTATTCTTCTCTACATAAGTGCCATCATTCACTTCTTGTTTACTTCTGGAATCATTCCCACTCTTAAAATAATGTCACTCCCAGTTCCGGTTCAAATCTTTTTGGGACCCAAagcatattttcatattttccataccaacatgtcaacaccCTATGCTTCATCATTCCTAAGCTACTCTAGAAAGTGTGTAACATACCTGCTGTCATTAGCataatttgtaattagcttacatcTTATTACATATTATAACATGTCATGGCTACTGATGTTACCTTTGTAGGAGAagctaacaaaaagaaattggaTTTTGAAGTGCAGGGTGGTATTTAAGTGTTccttattatttaaattatttgtttgtagcATGAGCTACAAATACTGAATTTACAGTAAATTAAGAAGTTTAATTATACATTCACAATAGAGGTAGGATGAAACAATAGGAAGAGGTAAACTTAGTATTTGTGTACCAAGTATAAaaagaatatagaaataatttttccatgtttaatAGCATTTAGCTTGTACTAtttagtattttgttttgtttttttttttttaacaaaaaaagctCTGATCACTCCTATATAGAAGACACCTGGCTCAGATCCCAACAATTACAACAGTCTTTGCTCCATATCTAACctattttttctcttcaaagtACTCAAAAATAATTGCCTCTTAAGTTTACTCCAATTTAACACACAATAACCAGATGAAAAATTCTTTTCTGATTTTCGTTCACCGCCACAGTACTGAAAATGCCCTCagataaatcataaaaatcatCTTTGATACAATTTCTTACTGCATCCTTCTCCACTGATTATCTTTGCTTGATATCACTCATACTCTCCTTGACAGGTTTCATTCTTACATTGCTGGTTTGTTCATCTCAAGTCCTTTAGTTCCCATCATTCCCCTGTTGCAACCGGAGTGCCTCATGGCTCTGTCCTGGGGAACCTGCTCTTTGTGATTTACCTTCTTCCTCTaggaaatattttctggtaTTCTTTTTCACTGCCGTGCAGATGACATTTATCTCTATCATTCTTCTAAACCAAATTCCCCACTCTCACCTTCTTTCCTTTCCCCGTTTATCTGAAATACAATCTGGGTTTACCTCCaactttttttaactgaataacaGCAAAAGTGAGACCCTCTTTGTAGAAATTAAATCTGTATTATTCAAGCTGACAGTGTTTCCCTTTCACTTGATGGTTCTACACTCTCCCCTTCACCTCAGGTTAGGAGTCAGTGTGTCATCCTCAACAACACTCTACTGTTCACCTCGCAAAACAACAATACtagttctgcttttttccaTCTCCACATTATTAATGCTCTACGTCCCTCCTTTTTCCTCAAACTCCACATCTAGTCTTCTTGTCCATAACCTTGTCACCTCCTGCAACAACTACAGCAGTTCTCTTTTCTTTGGTCTTCCTCAAAAATCCCTCCATAAGCTTCAGGTCGTATAGAATTCAGCTGCTTGCATTATTACTGAAACGCGTCTTTTCACCACATCACCCCAGTCTTACTGTagctccactggctccctgtaaaATTCAGAATACAATTCAAAATTCTACATTCAAGATTAATCATAACCTTGTTCCTCCCTATGTTCTGATCTTCATATTTCTACCTCCTCCCACAGGCTTAGATCTTCCTCCTTTATTCATTTCACTATTGCTTGTTTGTCTTAGTATCGTGGGATGCAGAACTTTTCCACTTTGCTCCCAAACTCTCAAATTCTCTCCCTCCAAACATTAGCTACACCGATTCTCTACCTCTGTTCCAATCAGAACTCAAAACCTACAATATCTGTTTAAGATTGCTTACTCACTGTAATTACATACCTTTGCAACTGTTAATGTTTACCATTATTAATTAACCTTTTTTGTTACGTTGCTTGATCTGTACAGTGCCCTTAGTGCTTTGAAAGGCACTTctaaatgaaatgtattaatattattatttatgactCATTCATAACTTTACACAGAAGAAATCACTGAAGACCCGACTTGCCTCAGTTTAGATAAGTGTTCATGATTCCACAATAACAATGGGACTGGGCAAAATAAATATCCATGGTAGAGATCTAAGTAAGCAATGGGATCCTGCAGAACACATCTGGATAATCCCCAAGACTTATGGGAAATGTTTCACATGATAACTTGATTTTCTTCAACagatgaaaaaactaaaacaagctAGCTATTGTCACTTTTCTGGGACTACAGTGGCTTTTACCTGCCAGGTTCTTTCTAGGGTTTATCTGACCCTGTggtatttttaaagtttctcaTGTTCCTTTATCCTGATGTTTCCATCTTTTAGATTGACCACATTGATCACAACAGCTGTCTTATTGATCACAATGTTTGGTTGGTTttccattaccattttgtcctTCTGAATTTGGAAATCCCACAAATTCTCTTTGTCATTCTCTGCCACCTTGGCAGGTGAATCCGACTTAGTCTGAAAAACACCTGCTCAAATAattataaacaaatatatattttataaacacatATGTATTACATATAACAGCTGAATAAAATAGCAATCTGTATCTGGGGTTCTGTTTACTCCTGGTTACAAAGTGTTGCCTGAAGTGAGTCTCACAGATCAGATGCAGCAGAGGATTTCTAGTGTTAACTATCATTATCTCACAGACCTCTCAAGAACCCCTCTGCCTTTTAAGATAAACAAcatcaaagcaaagcaaagggaaataaatgaatccatagcattttaaagtatttcagtGTTAGTAGATGTACAGGAAAAAATGCAGATCTTAAGCTTGGGAAAGACAAGATACTTGCATAGAGCTTCAACATTAATCACTTATATTGCCCccttaaacatgtttgtttattttttagagtTATACAgtcagaaaaaaggaagaatgaAGAGAAAtggataaattgtattttcagtcCATATGACACAAGATGAACCAccaattatttaaacaaaatttaaagttCCCTGAAtattggtaaataaaaaatatatacaataaatacTATTTATTGAGTATTCAGCTTAGCAGAGGCTCATCAGCACCCTGAAACACTGGATATTTAACTCTGAATTAATGTCACTTATTTAGTTATTTCTAATGTAACATGTCCGAAAAGCAACAGTGTGGTGTTGGAGTAGCTTTGAGTGACAGGTTGGTCTGTCTGAGATGAGTAAAATGAGGCAGAGAGGAGAAGCAGGACTCACACGGAGCTGCCTCAGTGAGCGAGGCGGGCATTGTACTCTGAGCAGGAGAGAAGGAGGCGCGCTGCTCCTCTCCATCACATTTCACTTTCCAAACACTGACGGCAGAACAAAGGAGCCACCATGTAGAGTCCACCAGGTAACACTCGCATTATCTCGGACCAGACCGCTTCTTCTTTGAGTGATCCAAGCACTGATTGCTCCGCTTCGGAAACGTGTCCACGGGAGTTTATCGATCCATCCATCCTGGAGGAGACGCGCTGCTCGTTGGATGGAGGCGGgctcctgctctctctctctgacacCTGCGGACTCGGTGTTCATTAAAACTCTCATGTTTCGACTTTGAAGGGAGTTCATCTCCTTTTTGGTGAGTacgtttatttttgaaaatcaacatttttaaatatttgtatttcagacgagcaaatttttaaatagttggacAAGTTAAAATGCGCTGTTAGTCAaaggaaaatgcagaaattgaTTTGACTGATCTAAAATGCATTTCAGTCTAATATAGATCGGTGCCgaattaaaaatgtaagcacCCAATAAACATGTTGCTTCTTGTTTAAATCTTCAGCAGGTTCCCCTGTTCGTATTCAACAGGTTTGATTCAGTTCCCTATTCTGCGCTGCTAAATAGTAATGGTGCAGCTATGGGCTGATAGGTTGatatttattagtttaaatTTTGCTGAGCTGATTAAATTTTGAGTAATTGAGAGAATTATATTTGTAGTTCCTTGTCTTGGAAGCCGAAGCTACTATAGTAGTAAAACAAGACTACGATTAGGACACCTTATCTCGACTCTTGCCGTTTAGCTGCGTTTCAGACAAAAAGATTATATGCTAGAAACTGAATTAATCGTGTTAATcccatttctgaaaaaaaaaagaaaagaaatcaaacaaaagcCTTCATCGTATGTTGGGTCCCTGTAATGTGGCACATGTGCATCAATTGACGAGGATGCAAttgagaagtttaaaaaaaaacttttttatataatttatgcAAACAGTAAAACTCTTATAGCGTATGAGTTTCATATGATAAAAAGATTCTAATCATGTGAAGCACAATGAGTTACTGTTTTTGCAGCTGTGAATGTGAAATTTCACCTATTTTGATAAAACTCAAGTTTTTGAAAATCATCTGGTTCTGTCATGGTCACTGATCAGAAACATCTTAATATTTCTGAACTAATCTTATGTCATCACAAACCTACACAATATCAAATTACTAATGGTAGGTCATTAGTTATCATGGTTAATGTGGTTTAAAATGCTtataaaatttcattttattaatttttcagaGAATTAGAATTGTAGATGTATGTCATGGTGGGTCCGTACAGTACAAACCTTTTCTGTTAGATTTGAACAAAAGTGTGCTGAGTGGTCAGACATTTTATAGAGTGAACTGATTTTAAGCTCAGTATAAAGCTTCGCAGCAGCAAGCTTTGACCGGCAAACATCATTTTCTCAGCTGTGCAGCTGCtgatttttacctttttttgtttcttttcttctgtacAAATGTTCTTTAGATGCCAGTTCTTTTTGAGAGCAGTCACATCTAAGGAAGCCTTTGTCCAACTTTCTGCTTCGTAATGGCAACCGGAGTAGCTGCATGGCTTCCTTTTGCCAGGGCTGCGGCCATTGGCTGGATGCCTGTGGCCAACTGTCCCATGCCCATTGCTCCGAGAGACAACAGCAGAAAACAAGATGAGCTGATCATCCTTAATGTCAGCGGACGACGCTttcaaacatggagaacaacTTTGGATCGATATCCCGACACTCTGCTGGGCAGCTCAGAGAAGGACTTCTTCTACAATGAGGAAACAAAGGAGTACTTTTTTGATCGAGACCCTGATGCCTTCAGGAGCATCCTTAACTTTTACCGAACAGGAAAGCTCCACTACCCCCGTCATGAGTGTATCTCGGCCTACGACGAGGAGTTGACATTCTTCGGAATCATACCTGAGATCATAGGTGACTGCTGCTATGAAGAGTACAAGGACAGAAAGAGGGAGAACTTGGAGCGGCTACAGGATGAccaggaggaaaacaaagatCTGAAGCAGCCCAACTTGAACTTCAGAGAGACTATGTGGCGTGCCTTTGAGAATCCCCACACCTCCACCTTGGCTCTGGTCTTCTACTATGTCACCGGCTTCTTCATTGCCATCTCGGTCATCACCAATGTGGTGGAGACTGTCCCCTGTGGTACTACCACCAACCAAAAAGACATGCCATGCGGTGAACGTTACACCGTGGCGTTCTTCTGCATAGACACTGCATGCGTCATGATATTCACGGTAGAGTACCTGCTGCGCCTGTTTGCTGCGCCCAGCCGTTACCGCTTCATGCGCTCTGTGATGAGCATTATCGACGTGGTGGCCATCTTACCATATTACATTGGCCTTGTGATGACCAACAACGAGGATGTGAGTGGCGCCTTTGTGACTCTGCGAGTTTTCCGAGTGTTTCGCATCTTCAAGTTTTCCCGCCACTCCCAGGGGCTTCGAATCCTGGGCTATACATTGAAGAGCTGTGCCTCAGAGCTGGGCTTTCTCCTCTTCTCGCTCACCATGGCCATCATCATCTTTGCTACGGTCATGTTTTATGCAGAGAAGGGCTCCAGCTCCAGCAAGTTTACCAGCATCCCAGCTTCGTTCTGGTACACCATTGTCACCATGACCACATTAGGGTAAGTAGAACACAGTATTTACAAATCATATTACTATTTATGAGTTAAATAAACTCACTAGATgagtttgttttgagtttttgactgactgaattatttatgaaaacCAGTTTGACTTTTAAATGAGTGCTGAGGCAGGCTGCCTCTGTACTTCAGTACTATACAGCTTATTTATGAGTGCCAGTGTGTGTTTTCTGGAGTAGTTTAGCATGCATCAGTCAGGATACACACTTGTGGTGTTTGTTCTATTTAATCAGACAGTGATTGAATACTCTCTAAACATTCTTATAATGAAAAAATCCGACTAAAGCTGGTGTTAAGATTTATCAGATGAGACCCCAATTGTTCAATTGTTTGATCTGGAAGCAAGTTTTATATCTGAAGATGAAGTCAAAGATTCATGCAGAAGGATTCTATATTTTGTGGTGAAATATTATCTTTTGCTGCAGCATTTTGTGCAAAGCTGGTTTCTGTGTAAGCTGCTCCACTGTATTACAAAGTGAGAGTTCTCCTCTGTATGTCTGAAGGTGGTGTCCCTTGAGAAATGCTCGGTCACCTTTATAATGATTTCTCACTGCTCCTAATCGC encodes:
- the LOC116711117 gene encoding potassium voltage-gated channel subfamily D member 3-like isoform X2 produces the protein MATGVAAWLPFARAAAIGWMPVANCPMPIAPRDNSRKQDELIILNVSGRRFQTWRTTLDRYPDTLLGSSEKDFFYNEETKEYFFDRDPDAFRSILNFYRTGKLHYPRHECISAYDEELTFFGIIPEIIGDCCYEEYKDRKRENLERLQDDQEENKDLKQPNLNFRETMWRAFENPHTSTLALVFYYVTGFFIAISVITNVVETVPCGTTTNQKDMPCGERYTVAFFCIDTACVMIFTVEYLLRLFAAPSRYRFMRSVMSIIDVVAILPYYIGLVMTNNEDVSGAFVTLRVFRVFRIFKFSRHSQGLRILGYTLKSCASELGFLLFSLTMAIIIFATVMFYAEKGSSSSKFTSIPASFWYTIVTMTTLGYGDMVPKTIAGKIFGSICSLSGVLVIALPVPVIVSNFSRIYHQNQRADKRRAQKKARLARIRIAKSGSANAFLQSKHNGLLNELLELTAHEFVDEQVYEQNCLETALQTYPSHSSSIASHDSPAVTCCGASGKKNTPLPNANLSLANPVPSHRGPLQELSALHIQSADPLSHTSSRSNLNLRTDESKRINCKSGRITTAIISLPTPPALAPDADGLHGPPQRRPLPPLGHPAAPSIQTTTSSAGTNIVKVSAL
- the LOC116711117 gene encoding potassium voltage-gated channel subfamily D member 3-like isoform X1, which codes for MATGVAAWLPFARAAAIGWMPVANCPMPIAPRDNSRKQDELIILNVSGRRFQTWRTTLDRYPDTLLGSSEKDFFYNEETKEYFFDRDPDAFRSILNFYRTGKLHYPRHECISAYDEELTFFGIIPEIIGDCCYEEYKDRKRENLERLQDDQEENKDLKQPNLNFRETMWRAFENPHTSTLALVFYYVTGFFIAISVITNVVETVPCGTTTNQKDMPCGERYTVAFFCIDTACVMIFTVEYLLRLFAAPSRYRFMRSVMSIIDVVAILPYYIGLVMTNNEDVSGAFVTLRVFRVFRIFKFSRHSQGLRILGYTLKSCASELGFLLFSLTMAIIIFATVMFYAEKGSSSSKFTSIPASFWYTIVTMTTLGYGDMVPKTIAGKIFGSICSLSGVLVIALPVPVIVSNFSRIYHQNQRADKRRAQKKARLARIRIAKSGSANAFLQSKHNGLLNELLELTGSEEDEQKLIKSISLLESQHHHLLRCLEKTTAHEFVDEQVYEQNCLETALQTYPSHSSSIASHDSPAVTCCGASGKKNTPLPNANLSLANPVPSHRGPLQELSALHIQSADPLSHTSSRSNLNLRTDESKRINCKSGRITTAIISLPTPPALAPDADGLHGPPQRRPLPPLGHPAAPSIQTTTSSAGTNIVKVSAL